Proteins from a genomic interval of Pseudomonas sp. RC10:
- the dprA gene encoding DNA-processing protein DprA, whose amino-acid sequence MPMFEKVGQSPAELEARLRLHRLPEIGGKRFQTLINAFGSASAALSAPASAWRSLRLPAISADARRDPTVRDGASAALTWLERPGQHLLMWDDPDYPALLAEIPDPPPLLFVAGNRALLDRPQLGMVGSRRASRPGLDTAAAFARSLAGAGFVVTSGLALGIDGAAHQGALDVKGATIGVLGTGIEKLYPQRHRQLAANMMAHGGAVVSELPLDADPHASNFPRRNRIISGLSLGVLVVEASVASGSLITARLAAEQGREVYAIPGSIHHPGARGCHQLIREGATLVETVDHILEGLQGWKNLAPPPAPVENPGKPDHPLLALLHAAPHTSEGLAASSGWSLPNVLVALTELELDGCVASEAGRWFARAR is encoded by the coding sequence ATGCCGATGTTCGAAAAAGTGGGGCAGTCGCCTGCCGAACTGGAGGCGCGGCTGCGTCTCCATCGCTTGCCTGAAATTGGTGGCAAGCGTTTTCAAACCCTCATCAATGCCTTCGGCAGCGCCTCTGCGGCCCTGAGTGCGCCAGCCTCCGCCTGGCGTTCTTTGCGTCTGCCCGCGATCAGTGCCGACGCCCGTCGCGACCCAACCGTACGCGATGGCGCCAGCGCCGCATTGACCTGGCTAGAGCGTCCGGGCCAGCATTTGTTGATGTGGGACGACCCGGACTACCCCGCGCTGCTGGCCGAAATTCCTGATCCGCCGCCACTCCTTTTCGTCGCCGGTAATCGCGCTTTGCTTGATCGCCCACAGTTGGGAATGGTCGGCAGTCGGCGTGCATCCCGACCCGGGCTCGACACCGCAGCCGCGTTTGCACGAAGCCTGGCGGGCGCCGGATTTGTTGTCACAAGCGGCTTGGCGTTGGGCATTGATGGGGCTGCTCATCAGGGTGCACTGGACGTTAAAGGCGCCACGATTGGCGTCTTGGGAACGGGGATCGAAAAACTTTATCCACAGCGGCACCGTCAGCTCGCGGCGAACATGATGGCTCACGGTGGTGCGGTGGTTTCGGAGCTGCCGTTGGATGCTGATCCTCATGCCAGTAACTTTCCGCGTCGGAACAGGATTATCAGCGGCCTATCGCTGGGCGTACTGGTGGTAGAGGCGAGTGTTGCCAGTGGTTCGCTGATCACGGCGCGGCTGGCAGCGGAACAAGGCCGCGAGGTGTACGCCATTCCGGGGTCGATCCATCATCCCGGTGCGCGGGGCTGTCATCAGTTGATTCGGGAAGGCGCGACGCTGGTCGAAACCGTCGATCATATTCTTGAGGGTTTGCAAGGTTGGAAGAACCTGGCGCCCCCTCCAGCGCCTGTGGAAAACCCCGGCAAGCCCGACCATCCCCTGCTGGCGCTGCTGCACGCTGCGCCGCATACCAGCGAAGGGCTGGCTGCCAGTAGCGGGTGGTCACTGCCGAATGTGCTGGTGGCGCTGACGGAGCTTGAGCTGGACGGTTGCGTGGCGAGTGAGGCGGGACGATGGTTTGCCCGGGCACGCTGA
- a CDS encoding L-threonylcarbamoyladenylate synthase, producing MVSSWRVQQAAQEIRAGAVIAYPTEAVWGLGCDPWDFEAVYRLLAIKARPVEKGLILIADNIRQFDFLFEDFPELWIDRMASTWPGPNTWLVPHQGLLPDWITGGRDTVALRVSDHPQVRELCALTGPLVSTSANPTGRPAARSRLRIEQYFHGQLDMVLNGELGGRRNPSVIRDLVTAEVVRAG from the coding sequence ATGGTCAGCAGTTGGCGTGTGCAACAAGCCGCACAAGAAATTCGTGCCGGGGCGGTGATTGCCTATCCAACCGAAGCGGTCTGGGGTTTGGGCTGTGATCCTTGGGATTTCGAGGCGGTGTACCGTTTGTTGGCGATCAAGGCGCGTCCTGTGGAAAAGGGCCTGATCCTGATTGCCGACAACATCCGTCAGTTCGACTTTCTGTTCGAAGACTTTCCAGAGCTGTGGATCGACCGCATGGCCAGCACCTGGCCGGGCCCGAACACCTGGCTGGTGCCGCACCAGGGCCTGCTGCCCGACTGGATCACCGGCGGGCGCGACACCGTGGCCCTACGCGTCAGCGACCATCCGCAAGTCCGCGAACTGTGCGCGCTCACCGGCCCGCTGGTCTCCACCTCCGCCAACCCCACCGGCCGCCCGGCTGCCCGCTCCCGCTTGCGGATCGAGCAGTATTTCCATGGGCAGCTGGACATGGTGTTGAACGGCGAACTGGGCGGACGCCGCAATCCGAGCGTGATTCGGGATTTGGTGACGGCTGAAGTGGTGCGTGCAGGCTGA
- a CDS encoding NADPH:quinone reductase: MAKRIQFRSHGGPEVLEYVDFEPAKPGPKEVVVRNKAIGVNFIETYFRTGLYPVASMPSGLGNEGAGVVEAVGSEVTHVKVGDRVGYGTGQLGSYADLHLTQGANVVKLPDDISFEQAAAIMLKGLTVQYLFRQTYEIRPEEIILFHAAAGGVGSIACQWAAALGVKLIGTVSSPEKAAVAKANGAWEVIDYSKEDVAKRVLELTDGKKVSVVYDGVGKDTWETSLDCLELRGLLVSFGNASGAVSGVNLGILAQKGSLYVTRPTLGSYANSPEALQAMADEVFAMVTSGKVKVDDIKKYALKDAAQAHTDLSGRRTTGSIILVP; the protein is encoded by the coding sequence ATGGCAAAGCGTATCCAGTTCCGCAGCCACGGCGGCCCTGAAGTCCTTGAATATGTCGATTTCGAACCGGCCAAACCGGGTCCAAAGGAAGTCGTCGTGCGCAACAAAGCGATTGGCGTCAACTTCATCGAAACCTATTTCCGCACTGGCCTGTATCCCGTCGCCTCGATGCCGTCGGGACTGGGAAATGAAGGTGCGGGCGTGGTCGAGGCCGTCGGCAGCGAAGTGACTCACGTCAAGGTGGGCGACCGTGTTGGTTACGGCACTGGCCAGTTGGGCAGCTACGCGGATCTGCACCTGACGCAAGGCGCCAACGTGGTGAAACTGCCGGACGACATCAGCTTCGAACAGGCCGCCGCGATCATGCTCAAGGGCCTGACCGTGCAGTACCTGTTCCGCCAGACGTATGAAATCCGCCCTGAAGAAATCATTCTGTTCCACGCGGCTGCCGGTGGCGTGGGCTCGATTGCCTGCCAATGGGCCGCTGCGCTGGGCGTGAAGCTGATCGGCACCGTCAGCTCCCCGGAAAAAGCCGCTGTCGCCAAGGCGAACGGCGCTTGGGAAGTGATCGACTACAGCAAGGAAGACGTGGCCAAGCGCGTGCTGGAGCTGACCGACGGTAAGAAAGTATCGGTGGTATACGACGGCGTCGGCAAAGACACGTGGGAAACGTCGTTGGATTGCCTGGAACTGCGCGGACTGCTGGTCAGCTTCGGCAATGCCTCGGGCGCGGTGTCGGGTGTGAACCTGGGGATTCTGGCGCAGAAAGGCTCGCTGTACGTGACCCGTCCGACCTTGGGCTCCTACGCCAACAGCCCGGAAGCCTTGCAGGCGATGGCGGATGAAGTGTTCGCGATGGTCACCAGTGGCAAGGTGAAGGTCGATGACATCAAGAAATACGCCCTGAAAGACGCAGCCCAGGCGCACACCGACCTGTCGGGTCGGCGCACCACGGGGTCGATCATCCTGGTGCCTTAA
- the hemF gene encoding oxygen-dependent coproporphyrinogen oxidase yields MSSRTDAVKAYLLDLQDRICAALEQEDGSGRFVEDAWERPAGGGGRTRVIENGGLFEKGGVNFSHVFGAGLPPSASAHRPELAGRGFEALGVSLVMHPHNPHVPTSHANVRFFIAEKEGEEPVWWFGGGFDLTPYYGVEEDCVHWHRVAEQACAPFGADVYPRYKAWCDRYFHIKHRNEPRGVGGLFFDDLNEWDFDTSFAFLRAIGDAFVEAYLPIVQRRKATPFTPQQREFQEFRRGRYVEFNLVYDRGTLFGLQSGGRTESILMSLPPQVRWGYDWKAAPGSEEARLTEYFLQDRDWLAEGAQA; encoded by the coding sequence ATGTCCTCACGCACCGATGCCGTCAAAGCCTACCTGCTCGACCTGCAAGACCGGATCTGCGCCGCGCTGGAGCAAGAAGACGGCAGTGGCCGTTTCGTCGAAGACGCCTGGGAGCGTCCGGCGGGCGGCGGTGGTCGTACTCGCGTGATCGAGAACGGTGGCCTGTTCGAAAAAGGCGGGGTCAACTTCTCCCACGTCTTCGGCGCCGGTTTGCCCCCTTCCGCCAGCGCTCATCGCCCGGAACTCGCGGGTCGCGGCTTCGAAGCGCTGGGCGTGTCGTTGGTGATGCATCCGCACAACCCACATGTTCCGACCTCACACGCCAACGTGCGTTTCTTCATTGCTGAAAAAGAGGGCGAAGAGCCGGTCTGGTGGTTCGGCGGCGGGTTCGACCTCACGCCTTATTACGGCGTCGAGGAAGACTGCGTTCATTGGCACCGTGTGGCCGAGCAGGCCTGTGCGCCGTTCGGAGCGGACGTCTACCCGCGTTACAAAGCCTGGTGCGACCGCTATTTCCACATCAAGCACCGCAACGAGCCCCGGGGCGTCGGCGGCCTGTTTTTCGATGACTTGAACGAATGGGATTTCGACACCAGCTTTGCCTTCCTGCGCGCCATCGGCGATGCCTTTGTTGAGGCGTACCTGCCGATCGTTCAACGCCGCAAGGCCACGCCGTTCACGCCGCAGCAGCGCGAGTTTCAGGAATTCCGCCGTGGCCGTTACGTGGAGTTCAACCTGGTGTACGACCGCGGCACCCTGTTCGGGCTGCAATCGGGCGGGCGTACCGAATCGATCCTCATGTCGCTGCCGCCGCAAGTGCGCTGGGGCTACGACTGGAAGGCCGCGCCGGGCAGTGAGGAGGCGCGCCTGACCGAGTATTTCCTGCAAGACCGCGACTGGCTGGCCGAAGGAGCACAAGCATGA
- the aroE gene encoding shikimate dehydrogenase, which produces MTDHYVVFGNPIAHSKSPLIHRLFAEQTGESLDYQTALAPLDGFPAFAKQFFESGKGANVTVPFKEEAYRLADQLTDRGRRAGAVNTLAIQVDGTLLGDNTDGAGLVRDLTVNHGVTLKDKRILLLGAGGAVRGALAPLLAEEPYVLVIANRTVEKAEQLAKEFAELGPVLPAGYDWLEEPFDVIINATSASLAGELPPIAPSLIQPGETFCYDMMYGKEPTAFCRWATEHQAGQAVDGLGMLVEQAAEAFYVWRGVRPDSTPVLAELRRLMAEA; this is translated from the coding sequence ATGACTGATCACTACGTTGTCTTCGGCAACCCTATCGCTCACAGCAAGTCGCCACTGATTCATCGCTTGTTCGCGGAACAGACCGGCGAATCGCTGGATTACCAGACCGCGCTGGCGCCGCTGGACGGTTTCCCGGCGTTCGCCAAACAGTTCTTCGAGTCAGGCAAGGGCGCAAACGTCACGGTGCCGTTCAAGGAAGAGGCGTATCGACTGGCGGATCAACTGACCGATCGCGGCCGTCGCGCCGGTGCCGTGAACACGCTGGCGATTCAGGTGGATGGCACGTTGTTGGGCGACAACACCGACGGCGCCGGTCTGGTGCGGGACCTGACGGTGAACCACGGTGTCACTCTCAAAGACAAACGCATCCTGTTGCTAGGGGCCGGTGGCGCGGTGCGTGGTGCGCTGGCGCCGTTGCTGGCGGAAGAGCCTTACGTGCTGGTGATCGCCAATCGTACGGTGGAAAAGGCCGAGCAATTGGCGAAGGAATTCGCCGAATTGGGACCTGTTTTGCCTGCGGGGTATGACTGGCTGGAAGAGCCCTTCGACGTGATCATCAATGCCACGTCAGCGAGTCTGGCGGGTGAGTTGCCACCGATTGCACCGAGCTTGATTCAGCCGGGCGAAACGTTTTGCTACGACATGATGTATGGCAAAGAGCCGACCGCGTTCTGCCGTTGGGCGACCGAGCATCAGGCCGGGCAGGCGGTGGACGGTTTGGGGATGCTGGTGGAGCAGGCGGCAGAGGCTTTTTATGTGTGGCGCGGCGTGCGCCCGGATTCGACACCGGTGCTGGCGGAGTTGCGGCGGTTGATGGCCGAGGCCTGA
- the choX gene encoding choline ABC transporter substrate-binding protein, producing MKKLFTTLAVAVMSLGSVVAYAADASCSTVKMADPGWSDIAATNATAGFLLEGMGYKTKVDTLAVPIAYGGLKDGQMDVFLGNWMPAQQGFYDKFIATGDVTQYKKNLEGTEFTLAVPDYVYDAGVHDFADLNKFAEKFHKKIYGIGSGAPANASIQEIIKKNEFDLGDWKLVESSEQAMLAEVKRNVKKKDFVVFLGWTPHPMNVQIKGMHYLKGGEKYFGDTGSVYTVTRKGYADACPNVAKLFSNLTFTQDMENSIMQEVDSKKISNTDAVKAWIKANPAVLEKWLDGVKTIDDKDALAAVKAKL from the coding sequence ATGAAGAAGTTGTTCACAACGCTGGCGGTTGCGGTGATGAGCTTGGGCAGCGTCGTTGCATACGCCGCTGACGCGAGCTGCAGTACGGTCAAGATGGCCGATCCAGGTTGGAGCGACATCGCTGCAACCAATGCCACGGCGGGTTTCCTGCTCGAAGGCATGGGTTACAAGACCAAGGTCGATACGCTGGCAGTGCCGATTGCCTATGGTGGTCTCAAGGACGGTCAAATGGACGTGTTCCTGGGCAACTGGATGCCTGCGCAGCAGGGGTTCTATGACAAGTTCATCGCCACGGGGGACGTGACGCAGTACAAGAAAAACCTGGAAGGCACCGAGTTCACCCTTGCGGTCCCGGACTATGTCTACGACGCGGGCGTGCATGATTTCGCCGACCTGAACAAATTTGCCGAGAAGTTCCACAAGAAGATTTACGGCATCGGCTCGGGGGCGCCGGCCAACGCGTCGATTCAGGAGATCATCAAAAAGAACGAGTTCGACCTGGGCGACTGGAAGCTGGTCGAGTCCAGCGAACAGGCGATGCTGGCCGAAGTGAAGCGTAACGTGAAGAAGAAAGACTTCGTGGTCTTCCTCGGCTGGACCCCGCACCCGATGAACGTGCAAATCAAAGGTATGCACTACCTGAAGGGCGGCGAGAAATACTTCGGTGACACCGGCAGCGTCTACACCGTGACCCGCAAAGGCTACGCCGACGCGTGCCCGAACGTGGCCAAACTGTTCTCCAACCTGACGTTCACCCAGGACATGGAAAACAGCATCATGCAGGAAGTGGACAGCAAGAAGATCAGCAACACCGACGCGGTGAAGGCGTGGATCAAGGCCAACCCTGCCGTGCTTGAAAAATGGCTCGACGGCGTGAAAACCATCGACGACAAAGATGCGCTGGCGGCGGTTAAAGCGAAGTTGTAA
- the betC gene encoding choline-sulfatase, with translation MKRKNILFIMADQMAAPMLPIYASSPIKMPNLSRLAAEGVVFDAAYCNSPLCAPSRFTLVSGQLPSKIGAYDNAADFPADVPTYAHYLRRLGYRTALSGKMHFCGPDQLHGYEERLTSDIYPADYGWAVNWDEPDVRPTWYHNMSSVLQAGPCVRTNQLDFDEEVVFKAQQYLFDHVREDGDQPFCLTVSMTHPHDPYTIPKEYWNLYHDDEIPMPPAPPAQADQDPHSQRLLKVYDLWDKPLPENKIRDARRAYFGACSYIDDNVGKLLKTLEDTGLADDTIIVFSGDHGDMLGERGLWYKMHWFEMSARVPLLVYAPGQFKAGRVKAAVSTADLLPTFVALAEGNLEAGLPLDGRSLLPHLQGEGGHDEVFGEYMAEGTNSPLMMIRRGAYKFIYSEQDPCLLYDVHNDPKEQEELSQSEAHRDLFNTFLAEAKAKWDIPAIHHQVLASQRRRRFVAESLALGKLKSWDHQPLVDASQQYMRNHIDLDDLERKARYPQP, from the coding sequence ATGAAGCGCAAGAACATTCTTTTCATCATGGCCGATCAGATGGCCGCGCCGATGTTGCCGATTTACGCCTCATCTCCAATCAAGATGCCCAATTTGAGCCGCCTCGCCGCTGAGGGCGTGGTGTTCGACGCTGCCTATTGCAACAGCCCGCTGTGCGCACCGTCGCGTTTTACCCTGGTCAGCGGCCAGCTCCCGAGCAAGATTGGCGCTTACGACAATGCTGCCGACTTTCCTGCCGACGTTCCGACCTACGCCCACTACCTGCGTCGTCTCGGCTATCGCACCGCGCTGTCGGGCAAGATGCATTTCTGCGGCCCGGATCAGCTGCACGGCTATGAGGAGCGCCTGACCAGCGACATCTACCCCGCCGACTACGGGTGGGCGGTGAACTGGGACGAGCCGGACGTGCGCCCGACCTGGTATCACAACATGTCGTCGGTGCTGCAAGCCGGCCCATGCGTGCGCACCAATCAGCTCGATTTCGACGAAGAGGTGGTGTTCAAGGCTCAGCAATACCTGTTCGATCACGTGCGCGAAGACGGCGATCAGCCGTTCTGCCTGACCGTGTCGATGACTCACCCCCACGACCCGTACACCATCCCCAAGGAATACTGGAATCTCTACCACGATGACGAGATTCCAATGCCGCCTGCGCCCCCTGCCCAGGCTGATCAAGACCCCCACTCCCAGCGTCTGCTCAAGGTCTACGACCTGTGGGACAAGCCGCTGCCGGAGAACAAGATCCGTGACGCCCGCCGCGCGTATTTCGGCGCGTGCAGCTATATCGACGACAACGTCGGCAAACTGCTGAAGACCCTCGAAGACACCGGCTTGGCCGATGACACGATCATCGTGTTCTCGGGCGACCATGGCGACATGCTCGGCGAGCGTGGCCTCTGGTACAAAATGCACTGGTTTGAAATGTCTGCCCGCGTGCCGCTGCTGGTGTACGCTCCGGGGCAATTCAAGGCTGGCCGCGTGAAGGCTGCGGTGTCCACCGCCGACCTGCTGCCGACGTTCGTGGCGCTGGCAGAAGGCAATCTGGAAGCCGGTCTGCCACTGGACGGTCGCTCGCTGTTGCCGCATTTGCAAGGCGAGGGCGGCCATGACGAAGTGTTTGGCGAGTACATGGCCGAAGGCACCAACAGCCCGCTGATGATGATTCGTCGCGGCGCCTACAAATTCATTTATTCGGAACAGGACCCATGTCTGCTGTACGACGTGCATAACGATCCGAAGGAGCAGGAAGAGTTGAGCCAATCCGAGGCCCATCGCGACCTGTTCAACACGTTCCTGGCTGAAGCGAAGGCCAAATGGGACATTCCGGCGATACACCACCAGGTGCTCGCCAGCCAGCGTCGTCGGCGTTTCGTCGCCGAGTCGCTGGCGCTCGGCAAGCTGAAGAGTTGGGATCACCAGCCGCTGGTAGACGCCAGTCAGCAATACATGCGCAACCATATCGATCTCGACGATCTGGAGCGTAAGGCCCGTTATCCACAACCTTGA
- a CDS encoding LysR family transcriptional regulator, whose translation MFEALGDTSLDLLRGFESAARLRSFTAAAIELGTTQPAISQQIKRLEEQLATRLFDRIYRGIELTDAGEILFNHVQAGLQSMDAGLSLITEQHQHEVLQVATDFAFAAYWLMPRLHRFHKDNPDVDVSLVTSERSHSMLRADIDVAVLFGDGRFKQGESHWLFSEEVFPVCSPKLLAGRDLPLRPEALKEFPLLHLRGEGGNNWFDWGGVFRALGIAQAPAPGQLRFDNYTLLIQAAIGGQGVAIGWRHLVDELLEQGLLCRPIEATAISAYGYYIVLPQRKRRVQIVQRFVDWLKSEQALSGDSLVGKPLPSIAV comes from the coding sequence ATGTTTGAAGCCCTCGGTGACACGTCGTTGGACCTGCTTCGCGGTTTCGAGTCCGCTGCCCGCTTGCGCAGTTTCACAGCGGCAGCCATCGAACTGGGCACCACTCAACCGGCCATTAGCCAGCAAATCAAAAGGTTAGAAGAACAACTGGCAACGCGCCTGTTTGATCGCATTTATCGCGGCATCGAACTCACCGACGCCGGAGAGATTCTGTTCAATCACGTGCAGGCCGGTTTGCAGTCGATGGACGCCGGATTGAGCCTGATCACCGAGCAGCATCAGCATGAGGTGTTGCAAGTGGCGACCGACTTCGCCTTCGCCGCGTACTGGCTAATGCCGCGCCTGCATCGCTTTCACAAGGACAACCCCGACGTTGACGTCAGCCTGGTCACCAGCGAACGCAGCCACAGCATGCTGCGAGCGGATATCGACGTGGCGGTGCTGTTTGGTGACGGGCGTTTCAAGCAGGGCGAGAGCCACTGGCTGTTCAGCGAAGAGGTGTTTCCGGTGTGCAGCCCCAAGCTGCTGGCCGGGCGTGATCTGCCGCTGCGACCCGAAGCGCTGAAAGAGTTTCCGCTGCTGCACCTGCGGGGTGAAGGCGGCAACAACTGGTTCGATTGGGGCGGCGTGTTTCGCGCCCTCGGCATCGCTCAAGCGCCTGCACCGGGGCAGTTGAGATTCGACAATTACACACTGTTGATTCAGGCCGCGATTGGCGGGCAAGGCGTGGCCATCGGCTGGCGGCATCTGGTGGATGAGCTGCTGGAGCAGGGGTTGTTGTGTCGGCCCATCGAGGCCACCGCCATTTCCGCCTACGGTTATTACATCGTGCTCCCGCAACGCAAACGTCGTGTGCAAATCGTGCAGCGGTTTGTTGATTGGTTAAAAAGCGAGCAGGCGTTAAGCGGGGATTCGCTGGTCGGCAAGCCGTTGCCGTCCATCGCGGTGTGA
- a CDS encoding DOPA 4,5-dioxygenase family protein, whose amino-acid sequence MPSIEGYHAHIYFDAQTIEQARALCETVAAKFDIRMGRVHERPVGPHPDWSCQLAFAHEQFADVMLYLALNRSGLVVFTHPLTGDDLADHTEHAIWMGAIRELNVGMFR is encoded by the coding sequence ATGCCATCCATCGAGGGCTACCACGCCCACATTTACTTCGACGCCCAGACAATCGAGCAGGCGCGAGCCCTGTGCGAGACGGTTGCGGCGAAATTCGATATCCGCATGGGGCGTGTGCATGAACGGCCTGTCGGACCGCATCCGGACTGGAGTTGCCAGTTGGCATTCGCCCACGAGCAATTTGCGGATGTGATGTTGTATCTGGCGCTGAATCGCAGCGGGCTGGTGGTGTTCACCCACCCTCTTACCGGGGATGACCTGGCGGATCACACCGAGCATGCGATCTGGATGGGAGCGATTCGGGAGTTGAATGTGGGGATGTTCAGGTAG
- a CDS encoding anti-virulence regulator CigR family protein: MKVSNRLIAGLGVLMLSASALVHAAPPDQRDGHDDHGQGQHQDHGPQGGPQNNRGNDHRGGGRPPADFGDVRRTIQEHREVIGRGQPLPPNVHIVKGHPLPRGYGRRLDARSQEFLPRYDGYEWRRLGPDVVLVAIGSGIVYEILDGVLN, encoded by the coding sequence ATGAAAGTCTCGAATCGTCTGATCGCCGGGTTGGGCGTGCTGATGCTCAGCGCCAGTGCCTTGGTGCACGCGGCACCGCCGGATCAACGTGACGGTCACGATGATCACGGCCAAGGCCAACATCAGGATCATGGGCCACAAGGGGGTCCACAGAATAATCGGGGCAATGATCATCGCGGAGGTGGTCGCCCGCCAGCTGATTTCGGCGACGTTCGTCGCACGATTCAAGAGCATCGCGAGGTCATCGGTCGCGGCCAGCCGTTGCCACCTAACGTGCACATCGTGAAGGGCCATCCGTTGCCACGGGGTTACGGCCGCCGCCTCGACGCCCGATCGCAGGAATTCTTGCCACGTTACGACGGCTACGAATGGCGCCGCCTGGGCCCGGATGTCGTGCTCGTCGCGATTGGCAGCGGGATTGTGTATGAGATTCTGGATGGTGTGCTGAACTAA
- the trpA gene encoding tryptophan synthase subunit alpha, which yields MSRLQTRFAELKEQDRAALVTFITAGDPAYDTSLAILKGLPKAGADVIELGMPFTDPMADGPAIQLANIRALDARQNLAKTLQMVREFRAEDSNTPLVLMGYYNPIHNYGVERFISEAHESGVDGLIVVDLPPEHNGELCDPAQDADLDFIRLTTPTTDDKRLPTVLNGSSGFVYYVSVAGVTGAGSATIEHVKEAVTRLRRHSDLPISVGFGIRTPEQAAAIARVADGVVVGSALIDHIANAQSPDQAVSNVLKLCSELSEGVRKARVS from the coding sequence ATGAGCCGCCTGCAAACCCGTTTTGCCGAGCTGAAAGAACAAGACCGCGCCGCCCTGGTGACCTTCATCACCGCAGGCGATCCGGCGTATGACACCTCGCTGGCAATCCTCAAAGGCCTGCCGAAAGCCGGTGCCGATGTGATCGAGTTGGGCATGCCCTTCACCGATCCGATGGCCGACGGCCCGGCGATTCAGCTGGCGAACATTCGCGCGCTGGACGCTAGGCAGAACCTTGCAAAAACCCTGCAAATGGTTCGCGAGTTCCGCGCTGAAGACAGCAACACGCCGCTGGTGCTGATGGGTTACTACAACCCGATTCACAACTACGGCGTTGAGCGCTTCATCTCTGAAGCACACGAATCCGGCGTCGATGGCCTGATCGTGGTCGACCTGCCGCCCGAGCATAACGGCGAGCTGTGCGACCCGGCGCAAGACGCGGATCTGGACTTCATCCGCCTGACCACGCCGACCACTGACGACAAGCGTCTGCCAACCGTTTTGAACGGCAGCTCGGGCTTCGTCTACTACGTGTCGGTGGCCGGTGTCACAGGCGCGGGTTCGGCGACCATCGAGCACGTCAAGGAAGCCGTTACGCGTCTGCGCCGTCATTCGGACCTGCCGATCAGCGTCGGCTTCGGGATTCGTACGCCGGAACAGGCCGCCGCGATTGCCCGCGTAGCCGATGGCGTGGTGGTGGGTTCGGCACTGATCGACCACATCGCCAACGCGCAATCGCCAGACCAGGCGGTGAGCAACGTGCTGAAGTTGTGTTCGGAGCTGTCAGAAGGCGTTCGTAAGGCCCGTGTGTCCTGA